The DNA region TGGACCAATAACTGCGTCCATATTTTGCAAATTATTGGCAGTTATTAAAGCCGCTACATTCGAACTACTTTTCGTTTCTTCCGAATCAAAAATACTAACATCAATTGGCAAACTCAATGTCTTAGCCGAATCGATTGCCATTAAGACACCCGCATAAAAATCCAAAGTCATATTTAAAAACTTGTCTTTTTTTAAGCGTTCTGTACTATTTCCCATTTGTTCTCCTAGCATTTTATCTACATTAAAAGGCAACAACAAGGCGATTTTTTTTCTTTCAGAAGTGTTTTTTGGGGCTAAAACGGTGGTAACCTTATTTTCTAAAACAGCTGTTAAAGTCACATTAGCTGGCAATTTTACTAACATCCCAATTTCAACACCTTCTTTAAGTTCAGGATTCAACACTAAAAATTCTTCTTGAGACATTCCAGCCATTTTAGACAAACTGTAAAGCGTTTCTTTTGGCTTCACCTCATACGTAATATATTTTGTAGCAACAGTCGTTTTAGATGAAACAACACCTGCTTGCTGTTCTGGATTCCCTTTAATTAATAAACGATATCCCTCTGGCAAATTTGAAACAATTGCCGGATTCTTCTTTTCTAATTCCTCAACAGTAATACCATACAATTTAGCAATAGAATACTTCGTTTCCTTTGGTAACACATCATGATAAACGACTTTCTCTGGAGTTTTCAAGGCATTTTTAGACGGAATTACTAAGAGCTGACCTATTTGCAGTCCATCTGTTTCTAAAAATGGATTTGCTTTTTTTAAATCTGCTTCCGAAACATTGTATTTTTTTTGAATACCAAACAAAGTCTCCTTTGAAATTACTTTATGGGCAACTTCATCTGAATTATTGGTAGCTACTTTTGCAGAAATCCCTTTTTTAGAAGGTATCAAAAGAACCATTCTAGGTTTTAATTTTGATTGAGCATCAGGATTAAGCTTATAGATATCATATGGTGTCACTTGGTACTTTTGAGCAATATCAGTAATCGTCTCACCCTTTTCTACCTTATGTGCAATTGTTTCTTGAGCAAAAAGAGTTTGAACAAAAAGCAAAACCGGTATCCAAATCGCAAAAAAATATTTCATTCTATTATTTAATTAAAAAATTAATACTCCTAATGAAAAACGGTACCAAATTTTATTCCAAAATCTGATACCGTTTTTATAATATAAGAAACTACGATTAAGTTGTTTCTATTATTCCCACTCAATTGTTGCTGGTGGTTTTGAACTAATATCATACACAACTCTGTTCACCCCTCTTACCTTGTTGATAATATCATTAGATACTTTCATCAAGAAATCATACGGCAAGTGAACCCAGTCAGCAGTCATACCATCGGTAGATTCTACAGCACGTAGCGCAACTACTTTTTCATAAGTACGCTCGTCTCCCATAACCCCAACACTATTTACTGGAAGCAAAATAGCTCCAGCCTGCCAAACTTTATCATATAATCCCCAAGATTTTAATCCTTCGATAAATACCGAATCAACTTCTTGTAAGATTCTAACTTTCTCAGGTGTAATATCTCCTAAAATACGAATTGACAATCCTGGTCCCGGGAAAGGATGTCTTCCTAATAATTCCGGATCAATACCTAAACTAGCACCTACTCTACGCACCTCATCCTTGAAAAGCATACGCAAAGGCTCTACTACTTTCAATTTCATAAAATCAGGTAATCCACCCACATTGTGATGAGATTTGATTGTTGCAGAAGGTCCTTTTACAGAAACCGACTCAATTACATCAGGATAAATAGTTCCCTGAGCCAACCATTTTACATCGTCTAACAAATGAGATTCATCGTCAAAAACTTCGATAAATACTCTACCAATAATTTTACGTTTTGTTTCTGGATCACTCACTCCTGCTAATTCCGACAAGAAACGCTCACCAGCATCTACTCCTTTTACATTGAGTCCCATTCCTTTGTATTGATTCAATACATTTTCGAACTCATTTTTACGAAGTAAACCGTTATTAACAAAAATACAATATAAGTTTTTACCAATAGCTTTATTCAATAAAACTGCCGCTACAGTAGAATCTACACCTCCTGAAAGTCCAAGAACAACTTTATCATCTTGAATTTTCTCTTTCATTTCTGCTACAATTTCTTCCACAAAAGCATTAGGCGTAAAGTTTTGAGGAACATGAGCAATCTTCACTAAGAAGTTTTCCAACATTTGTTTCCCATCTGTTGAATGATATACTTCTGGGTGGTATTGAATTGCATAAGTAGTTTCTCCTTCAATTTTGTAAGCTGCAAATTCTACATCATGTGTACTTGCAAGCTTCACTCCATTTGTAGGCAATGCTTTTATACTATCACTATGACTCATCCAAACTTGACTATTTGGAGAAACTCCTTCAAAGAAAATTTCATCTTCTTTGATATAAGATAAATTAGCTCTACCATATTCTCTTGTGTTAGATGCTGCAACTTTACCTCCACTAAAGTGAGATAAATATTGCGCTCCATAACACACAGCAAGCATTGGCAATTTTCCTCTAATTTGAGACAAATCAGGATGTGGAGCATCTTCTGCACGAACAGAAAAAGGACTACCTCCTAAAATTACAGCCTTGTAGCTTGATAAATCCGATGGAATATTATTATATGGAAAAATTTCGCAGAATATATTTAATTCGCGAACTCTACGCGCAATCAACTGAGTGTATTGCGAACCGAAATCTAAAATAAGTACGTTGTGTTGCATGGGCGCAAAATTACTTTTTAAATTTGGATTGCAAAAGTGGAATTTTGAAATTTTTTATTTTTTTTACATCCATAATTTACAACGAGAATTTTGTCCTATTACACTCCACCAACTCGGCAATTTACTATTCTTTAATAATAACAAATTTACCTTTCACACCCTTATCCCAGTTATCCCAAAACTCCGAGCGTACTAAAGCACCTTTATCATCATAGATTTTAAATTCGCAGGTATTTCCTCCAGAACTTCCTTTGCTAAAAGCTTCCATTTCGAAAGTATTAATACCGTCACTCAAATCAAAAACAAACTGTCCGTAATTTGAAAACAACTCCATTATTCCTCCAACCATCTGATTATTAAGAGTTGCTTTAATTAAATCACCGTCTATATAAATGTAATCACGATATTGAACAACAAAATATTTTGACTTTGTACGAATCTCCCCGAAATTTTTATCGATTTTAACCAACATTCGGTCGTCTTCTTTTAAACCTTCCCTAACCAAAGTTTTATCTAAATCCTTAGTCATCTTATCCTTAATTCTATCTCCCGGATTCGCAAAATCATTGGTTTGTATCATCGAAAAAGATTTAGGCTGACCAATTTGGTATTTTGAAAATGAAGGCAAAGTAGTTTCTGGTTTTTTTAAAATATCCGGAGCTTTAATTACTGGAGCATCTGTTGTAGCTTTTGGAGTTACTTTCTTAGGAGTAGCAGGTTTGTTCATCGGAGCAATTGGCTTAAACTTCTTGCCAAACTCTGCTTGAGCAAAAACGTTTATTCCAAAACAAAGCATTACAACTAATAAAAACTGCTTCATATAATGTAAATTTTGTTTTAATTAATTATCATAAGGATAGCAACAAATATACCAAGCTTTAATTTTATAAAACAAAACAACCCTAGAACATTAAAAAAAATTTAACCTATTAGTTATTAAACTTATTCCTTTTCAATGATAATTGTAGCTTTATAACCTTGGGCTATATTCCATTGGTTTGAAGAAATCACCGCACCTTTATCATCATAAATTTTAAATTCGGCTGTATTTGGCGCGGCATATCCATCGTTTAACGCCTCGATATCAATACGATTTACCCCTTTTTTTAAGGTGATATCAAAACCCTGTGCCTCTCCATTTAGCAAAACTTCTTGCTCTACTATTTCATAATTCAAATACACACGTACTTTATCTCCATCAACATAAGCGGCATCACGATATCTTACTTTTGCAACACCCGAAGTTGTTTTAACCACACCTAAATCCTGATTTCTTTTGGCTAATTTTTCAGGATCTTTTTCCTCCCCTTGAGGTACTTTATAAGTATTATTATTCAAACCACCTACTTCATAAGCTTTGATTTTCTCATAATCAGCAGTATTAAACTTAACATCTTTTACAGCAGTTTCCTTTTTCTCTTTCTTTGGTTTTGGGGCGGGCTTAATTTTAAACTCAGTTCCAATTCCCTCTTGAGAAAACGCAGTCGTAAAACCACCCAAAACAAGAGCGACAACCAAAAACAAACCTTTGAAATTTAAATATTGATTCATCATTTATCTATTTAATTAAAAATCTATTCAAAAAAACGACTTTTATAAAGTTATTCCAAATACTTAACACTAAACTTTTGATTTTATTATATAAATATACAAAATTCCAAACTTGAACTTCTTTATTAGTTTCACAAAATGACTGTTTTTTATTATGGTATTTTTTATAAATTGCACAAAAATTTAAATTTTCAAATCGAGGAACATCCCTCTAAAAATCAAACAAATACATCAAAATGAAAAGAGAAAACATCTTAACAGGATCTCCATGGGAAGACAAAATGGGATATTGTCGTGCAGTACGTATTGGAAACATTATTGAAGTTTCAGGAACAGTAGCAATTGTTGACGGCGATAAAGTAAAAGCTGATGACGCACATGCGCAAACTTTAAACATTTTAGAACGCGTTGAAAAAGTTCTTGAAGATCTAAATGCTAGCATGAAAGATGTTATTCGTACTCGTATTTTCACAACAGATGTTAGTACTTTTGAAGCCGTTGCTACTGCTCATGCTACTTTTTTCAAAGATATCAAGCCTACAACTGGTTTTTATGGAATCAACCAATTAGTAGCTCCTGAATACTTAGTTGAAATCGAACTTACAGCTGTTTTGCCTGAGTAATTCTTCTTCAAAATTATATTCTTCGAGCGCACAAAGGCTAAACCAATATGCTTTTGCTGCGCTCGAAAAATTTTAAAAAAACAAGTCTAAAGATTCAAATGAATATAGTAAAGAATTTGCCAAATGCAGTAAAATGGATAGTGATCTGTGCCTTGATTGGTTTCTTATCAGGTTCAGCCTCGGCATTTTTTTTAATTTCATTAGAATGGGTAGGAAAGCTTAGAGACCACAACCTTTGGTTACTTTGGTTCTTACCCGTAGGCGGATTGATCATTGGTTTATTGTATCATTATTACGGAAAAGAGGTAGTTAAAGGCAATAATCTTTTGTTAGAAGAATACAAAACTCCTCAAAAAGTAATTCCACTTAAAATGGCTCCTTTTGTACTTTTAGGAACCCTGATTACTCATCTTTTTGGAGGTTCGGCAGGTCGAGAAGGTACTGCGGTACAAATGGGCGGAGCGATTGCTGACCAATTCAGCCGTATTTTCAACCTTGACGCAAACGAACGAAAAACACTAATCATTCTAGGAATTAGCTCAGGATTTGCCTCTGTTTTCGGTACACCTTTAGCGGGTGCTGTTTTTGCCCTTGAAGTTGTCTATTTTTGCAAAATAAATTTAAAAAGCTGTATTCTTTCATTCGTAGTTGCTTATTTTTCTTATTACACCGTTGAACTTTGGCCTGTTCACCATACGCATTACAGCATCAATACAATCCCCGATTACAATCTTGAAAATCTACTTTGGATCATTCCTGTCAGTGTGTTATTTGGACTAGCGGCCATGCTATTTTCAAGAAGCACTCATTTTTGGGGATCTATATTTTCAAAAACCATCTCATACCCTCCGTTACGTCCTTACGTAGGCGGAATACTATTCTCAGTGGTAATCTATTATTTTGGTGCAACAAAATTTATAGGATTAGGCATTCCTAGTATTGTAGATGCATTTACAAAACCAAGTGAAAATTTCGACTTTTTACTCAAAATCCTTTTTACAGGATTCACCTTAGGGGCAGGATTCAAAGGAGGCGAGGTTACACCCTTATTTTTCGTAGGCGCAACATTAGGAAGTGCCCTATCCCTCTATGTTCCGCTTCCTATTTCACTTTTAGCAGGCATGGGATTTGTTGCCGTTTTTTCGGGAGCAACACATACACCTATTGCTTGTACAATTATGGGCATAGAACTTTTTGGAATTGAAAGTACATTATTCATTGGCCTTTCTTGTTTCATTGCCTATATTTCATCAGGTTCTATCGGAATCTATCATTCTCAAACCGTTAGAGGAATAAAACATCAATTGTACGAAAAATTTAAAATCAACAAACTGGACGATTTTTAAATAAATTCTGAAATAAATTTTATATCATTGTAATACTAATCGTATGTAAAATTTATTCCGATAGCTTTTGGTTTTCCTGCTTCCCACATTCAGTATATCCCCTTCAATCATCTTACAAGACAAGAATTTCTTTATTATTCCATCAAGGCATGTCAAGAATTAAATTGGAATGTCACAGAAATAAATGATTCGGAAATAATTGCAGAAACAATCCCTGAACAAGAAACTTGGAACGAAAAAATAGTAATCAACTTTGAAAATGAAGATGGTTACATCTATAGCGCTAGTAAGGGCTATCAAATATATGACCGAGGCAGAAATTTTAAAAACACCGACCTCTTTTTTGAAGTCTTTAATAACATAAAAAAAAACAGCCAAGTTCCTCTCTTGAAGCAGAAAAGCTAATCGAAGAAATTAGTTCTGCCAAAGAATCAGCACTAAATTCAACCGAAAAAGAACTTTCGATAAACAGTTTTTACTCCTTTTTATCCTTTTTTGTACCCGCCAAAGGATACATGATAACACCAATATTAATTTATTTGAATTTCTTTATCTTCTTATTAATGGTATTTTCTGGAGTTAACTTTTTTAAACCTCAAATTTCAGATGTTATCAATTGGGGAGCCAATTATAATTTACTAACTGTAGAGAATCAATGGTGGCGACTATTTACTTGTCTTTTTATCCATTATGGCATTATGCATCTATTGCTAAATTGTATTGCGCTTGGCTATGTAGGGCTTTTAATTGAATCGTATCTAACACGGATAGGATTTCTTGTTTGCTATCTATCAAGTGGTTTACTAGCCAGTTTATCAACTATTTATTGGTATGACAAAATCATAAGTGCAGGTGCTTCAGGAGCGATTTTTGGGATGTATGGCATTTTGCTTATCATCACTTTAACCAAAGCCATAAATCGCAAACTAACATCAAAAACAGTTGGTTTTATAATTGTATTTATTTTACTCAACATCATGGAGAGTTTCAAAGAAGGTGTAGATGGCGCGGCGCACATTGGCGGATTACTTTCTGGAATTTGCCTTGGAATAATCTTAGCCATATTGAATTCAAAAAGAAATGTGGCCCTAATTACAATTAGTGGTTTGTCAATACTTATTATCCCATTACTTTCTTACAACGTCATTTCACAAAAAATCTCTGTTTATCAGCATTTCGAATTCGAAGAAAAAATGAGAGAATTCATAGATATGGAAAAAATGGCTCTTGAGGCCTATAATGTATATGTCACGGATGAAGAATCTAAAAAAGAACTTCTCTACATGATTGAGTCGAGAGGTATCTATTATTGGGAAGAAAACATCAAACTGATGAAAAAAGCCGATTTATTGTATTTACCACAAGAAACCCACCAACAAATTAAATTACTTATTAAGTACTGCCAATTAAGGATTAAACTATACCGAACAGCCTATCTTAAAATAAAATACAATTCAAATGCTTATTATGAAGAACTAGCTAATTTGAATAATCAAATCATCGAAATATTGAACAATATCGACAAAGACAAAAAAGAATAAAATCCTGTTAACGAATTCATAGTTTACATTAAAAAATGTAAATTCGCAAACTATGAAAATACAAGATATACAAGCAATCCAGACTTTATTGGCTACGCCAAAAAAATAGCAATAATTCCCCATCGCAATCCTGACGGAGACGCTATGGGTTCAACTCTAGGACTTTACCATTTTTTAAGAAAAAACAACCACGAAGCCATCGTAATTTCACCTAATGAATTTCCTGATTTTTTAGCATGGCTCCCTGGCTCAGAAACAGTTAAAGTCTTTGAAAAAGACAAAGAAAATTGTACTACTCTTTTACAAGAAGCCGAAATTATTTTCACTCTCGATTTTAATGCTTTTCATCGTACAGGTGAGATGGAAAAAGTACTTGAGGTACTGGACACCACTTACATCATGATTGATCACCATCAAAAACCAGATGACTACGCCAAGTATATGTTCTCAAATACATCATTTGGTTCCACTTGCGAGATGATTTATCATTTTATTAATTATTTAGAACAAAAAGACCAAATTGATAAAACTATAGGAACCTGTATTTATACCGGAATCCTAACCGATTCTGGCTCATTTCGATTCCCAAATACAACTGGAAACACGCATCGAATTGTAGCCGAACTAATTGATTTAGGTGTCGAAAACACCATAATCCCTAATTTACTTTTTGACAATAGCTCCTACAATCGTTTACAATTATTAGGTCAGGCATTACAAAACCTAAAAGTAATTCCAGATCATAAAACTTCGTACATAACCCTAACACAAGAAGAATTAGACAATTTCAACCATACAAAAGGCGATACAGAAGGAATTGTAAATTATGGTTTAAGCATTAAAGGGATTCTGTTTACAGCCATCTTTATTGAAAATAGAGACGAGAATATCATCAAGATTTCTTTCCGTTCTCAAGGTGATTTTGATGTAAATGAATTTGCAAGAGCTCATTTTAATGGTGGTGGTCACCGCAATGCTGCAGGAGGAAAATCAACGGTATCGATGGAGCAAACTGTAGCCAAATTTATAAGTCTTGTGGAAAATCTAAATCTATAACCCTATGAAAGCAAATCCATTCATTGCCTTAAGTTTTATCTTATGTCTTGCTTTCGCAGACTGCAAACAACATCAAGATGCTAGACGCCCTATTTCTAGAGCCTCTGGAGTTTTTATGAAAAGATCAGTCGAAAGAAACAAAAAATTAAATGCATCCGAAGAAGATTTAATAAAAGCTTTGATGAAAAAAATCCAAAGCTTAGCTATTTTTCATCACCTAAAGGCTATTGGTATTATTACATAACTCGAAATGAAACCGATAGTTTAACGCCTAAAAAAGGAGACGTTGCCTTCTTTAATTATGAACTAAAAGATTTAAAAGGAAAAATTATTTATTCGGAAGTAGAATTAAGACCACAGGTTTATCGAATAGATAAGCAAGAAATTATGACCGGAATTAGAGAAGGAATTAAATTGATGCGCAAAAATGAAAAAGTAAATTTCTTCTTCCCTTCTCATATTGCTTATGGCTATCATGGTGACAATAAAAAAATTGGACCTAACACTCCTCTAATTTGTACGGTTACCTTACATGATTTTAAGCCTGAAGCGGTTTACAAAAAAGAATTGGAACAAGGTATCACTATGAGTTTATCTTCGTCGCAAGACAGTATAAAAAAACCAAAAAAAGCGACTGTAAAAGCTAAACCTAGGACTCAGGACACCTTAGAACAATAAAATACAACCTATGAAAAGAAACATTCTATTTATAGTACTTTTTGTTAGCTTATTTTATTCTTGTAAAAACGAAGAAGATTACCTTCCAGATGGTTTGTATGCCAAAATTGAAACTAACAAAGGAAATATTTTACTTGAATTAGATTATAAAAGAGCACCTATAACAGTTGCTAATTTTATTACGCTGGCCGAAGGCAATAACAGCTTTATTTCTACAGAATACAAAAAAAAACGTCCTTTTTATGATGGCGCAAAATTCTATCGTGTGATTAAAGGCTTTGTTATTCAAACTGGAGATCCCGAAGGTACTGGATTTGGAAATGCAGGTTATCTGTTTAAAGACGAAATTAACGATCAAATTTTTGACAAAGAAGGCGTTTTGGCTATGGCTAATAATGGTCCTGGAACCAATAGCAGTCAGTTTTTCATAACTCGAAACCCTACACCATGGCTCAATGGAAAACACACTGTTTTTGGACATGTGATTAATGAAGGCATGAAAGTTGTCAATATGATTGAACAGGGCGATGTTTTGAATTCCGTTACTATTTTGCGCAAAGGAGAAGCGGCAAAAAAATTCAATGCCATAAAAACATTCGATGATTATTTTGTTATCGAATCTAAAAATCAAAAAAAACAAGAGAAGATTGAATTACTCAACGAGCAAAAGTATTTTGAAAAATACGGCAAAATTATTGTTACTAAAATCAACTATTTTGACACTTTAAAAAGAAAAGCAAGAAAAACTGTGTCAGGATTAAAATACGTAATTACTCAAAAAGGAAGTGGTAGAAAACCCGCTGTAGGAACCAAAGTAAATGTCAATTACACGGTTTTTTCTGAGAGTGGTTATCTGTACGATACTTCACTAGGAACTGTAGCAATCTCTTTTGGAAAATACAATTCGCTCCGCGCTTCTCAAAATGGTTACCAACCTATTACTTTTGAAGTGGGAAAAAGAGACGGTATTATCCCTGGAGTAATAGAAGGACTTGATAAGATGTCTTATGGAGACAAGGCGGTGCTATTTATTCCTTCTCATCTTGGCTATGCCTCTGGAGGAGCCGGAGACATCATTCCTCCCCATACCAATCTTATTTTTGAAATTGAATTAATTGATAACAGTACAGAAATACAACCTTAGATAAAAAACAAAACCAGATGAAAACGAAATTATTAGCCTTATTAACTTTCTTTACGCTTACTACTTTTCAAGCACAGGAAACATCTAAAAAAATTGTAAAAAAACCCGCTCCTACAAAAAAGTTGGAAGAAGGTATTTTTGCCACTATCAATACAAACAAAGGAACAATTATTTTAGACCTAGAATATCAAAAGGCACCAATTACAGTTGCCAATTTTATTAGTCTAGCTCAAGGAAAAAATGAATTTGTAAGCGACGCAAAACTAAAAAACAAACCGTTTTTTGATGGTTTAAAATTCCACCGTGTAATTAGTGATTTTATGATTCAAGGTGGAGATCCACAAGGAACAGGAAATGGTGGTCCTGGTTATGCTTTTAAAGACGAATTCGTTTCAGATTTAAAATTTGACAAAGGAGGTATTTTGGCAATGGCCAATGCTGGTCCAAAAACAAATGGAAGTCAATTTTTCATTACCCATAAAGAAACACCATGGTTAAACAATAAGCACACCATCTTTGGTCATGTAGTTAAAGGAATGGATGTAGTGAACAATATCGCAAAAGATGATATAATCAAAAACATAATTATTACGCAAAAAGGTTCGTTAGCAAAAAAATTCAATGCTACTAAAGTTTTTGCAAACTATTACAACAACAAAGCTGTTGAAGAAAAAAAGAAGCAGAAGCCAAAGCAGCTGCTGAAAAAATTCAGCAAGAAAAAATGGCTGCTTTAAACGCTGAAAAACTAGCCTATTTAAACACCCAAAAAACAAGCGCTACAACTACAGCTTCTGGATTAGTTTATAAAATAGTTCAAAAAGGAACAGGTGCTAAACCAGCTACTGGAACAACAGTTTACTTCCATTATTCAGGCTTTTTTGAAGACGGAAAATTATTTGATAGTAGTCGTGAAGAAGTAGCTAAAACATACAACCAATTCAACGAAATGAGAGCTACTCAAGGAGGATACAATCCTTTCCCTTTTGAAATTGGAAAAAAAGACGGAATGATTCCAGGGTTTATTGAAGCAATCAACATGCTTTCTTTTGGCGACAAAATAATTGCTTATATCCCATCTAAACTAGCTTATGGAGAAGCTGGTGCTGGGGGCGTTATACCACCCAATGCTACTTTAATTTTCGAAATAGAAATTTTTGAAAAGCAGAAATAAAATACAATATTATAAAAAAGAATGCCCTTTCATCGATAATGAAAGGGCATTCTTTTTAATATTGAAACAAGTTTTATTTCTTACCAAATTTCCACTCAAACTCGTCTTTATCATTAATGATGGCGCCAACTTCTAATTTCACTACTTCGTCAAATTCGGTTTGAAACAACAACCAATTATCTTCATTGAAATAATTTTCAAAAGTATCAAATTCTTCCTGAGTGAATTTAGTA from Flavobacterium nitratireducens includes:
- a CDS encoding voltage-gated chloride channel family protein, which gives rise to MNIVKNLPNAVKWIVICALIGFLSGSASAFFLISLEWVGKLRDHNLWLLWFLPVGGLIIGLLYHYYGKEVVKGNNLLLEEYKTPQKVIPLKMAPFVLLGTLITHLFGGSAGREGTAVQMGGAIADQFSRIFNLDANERKTLIILGISSGFASVFGTPLAGAVFALEVVYFCKINLKSCILSFVVAYFSYYTVELWPVHHTHYSINTIPDYNLENLLWIIPVSVLFGLAAMLFSRSTHFWGSIFSKTISYPPLRPYVGGILFSVVIYYFGATKFIGLGIPSIVDAFTKPSENFDFLLKILFTGFTLGAGFKGGEVTPLFFVGATLGSALSLYVPLPISLLAGMGFVAVFSGATHTPIACTIMGIELFGIESTLFIGLSCFIAYISSGSIGIYHSQTVRGIKHQLYEKFKINKLDDF
- a CDS encoding peptidylprolyl isomerase; translation: MKTKLLALLTFFTLTTFQAQETSKKIVKKPAPTKKLEEGIFATINTNKGTIILDLEYQKAPITVANFISLAQGKNEFVSDAKLKNKPFFDGLKFHRVISDFMIQGGDPQGTGNGGPGYAFKDEFVSDLKFDKGGILAMANAGPKTNGSQFFITHKETPWLNNKHTIFGHVVKGMDVVNNIAKDDIIKNIIITQKGSLAKKFNATKVFANYYNNKAVEEKKKQKPKQLLKKFSKKKWLL
- a CDS encoding LysM peptidoglycan-binding domain-containing protein, which codes for MKYFFAIWIPVLLFVQTLFAQETIAHKVEKGETITDIAQKYQVTPYDIYKLNPDAQSKLKPRMVLLIPSKKGISAKVATNNSDEVAHKVISKETLFGIQKKYNVSEADLKKANPFLETDGLQIGQLLVIPSKNALKTPEKVVYHDVLPKETKYSIAKLYGITVEELEKKNPAIVSNLPEGYRLLIKGNPEQQAGVVSSKTTVATKYITYEVKPKETLYSLSKMAGMSQEEFLVLNPELKEGVEIGMLVKLPANVTLTAVLENKVTTVLAPKNTSERKKIALLLPFNVDKMLGEQMGNSTERLKKDKFLNMTLDFYAGVLMAIDSAKTLSLPIDVSIFDSEETKSSSNVAALITANNLQNMDAVIGPFYQSNAEETARLLSANHVPVISPLSKDEGGAIANLYQTVPSNDLLRTKMFDFMRAKNGNIIAVVDKKEIVSNPIFAAKSKRRSFGSFKS
- the gldI gene encoding gliding motility-associated peptidyl-prolyl isomerase GldI; translation: MRRRFNKSFDEKNPKLSYFSSPKGYWYYYITRNETDSLTPKKGDVAFFNYELKDLKGKIIYSEVELRPQVYRIDKQEIMTGIREGIKLMRKNEKVNFFFPSHIAYGYHGDNKKIGPNTPLICTVTLHDFKPEAVYKKELEQGITMSLSSSQDSIKKPKKATVKAKPRTQDTLEQ
- a CDS encoding rhomboid family intramembrane serine protease gives rise to the protein MNFFIFLLMVFSGVNFFKPQISDVINWGANYNLLTVENQWWRLFTCLFIHYGIMHLLLNCIALGYVGLLIESYLTRIGFLVCYLSSGLLASLSTIYWYDKIISAGASGAIFGMYGILLIITLTKAINRKLTSKTVGFIIVFILLNIMESFKEGVDGAAHIGGLLSGICLGIILAILNSKRNVALITISGLSILIIPLLSYNVISQKISVYQHFEFEEKMREFIDMEKMALEAYNVYVTDEESKKELLYMIESRGIYYWEENIKLMKKADLLYLPQETHQQIKLLIKYCQLRIKLYRTAYLKIKYNSNAYYEELANLNNQIIEILNNIDKDKKE
- a CDS encoding FKBP-type peptidyl-prolyl cis-trans isomerase translates to MAALNAEKLAYLNTQKTSATTTASGLVYKIVQKGTGAKPATGTTVYFHYSGFFEDGKLFDSSREEVAKTYNQFNEMRATQGGYNPFPFEIGKKDGMIPGFIEAINMLSFGDKIIAYIPSKLAYGEAGAGGVIPPNATLIFEIEIFEKQK
- a CDS encoding RidA family protein; this translates as MKRENILTGSPWEDKMGYCRAVRIGNIIEVSGTVAIVDGDKVKADDAHAQTLNILERVEKVLEDLNASMKDVIRTRIFTTDVSTFEAVATAHATFFKDIKPTTGFYGINQLVAPEYLVEIELTAVLPE
- a CDS encoding peptidylprolyl isomerase, which produces MKRNILFIVLFVSLFYSCKNEEDYLPDGLYAKIETNKGNILLELDYKRAPITVANFITLAEGNNSFISTEYKKKRPFYDGAKFYRVIKGFVIQTGDPEGTGFGNAGYLFKDEINDQIFDKEGVLAMANNGPGTNSSQFFITRNPTPWLNGKHTVFGHVINEGMKVVNMIEQGDVLNSVTILRKGEAAKKFNAIKTFDDYFVIESKNQKKQEKIELLNEQKYFEKYGKIIVTKINYFDTLKRKARKTVSGLKYVITQKGSGRKPAVGTKVNVNYTVFSESGYLYDTSLGTVAISFGKYNSLRASQNGYQPITFEVGKRDGIIPGVIEGLDKMSYGDKAVLFIPSHLGYASGGAGDIIPPHTNLIFEIELIDNSTEIQP
- the guaA gene encoding glutamine-hydrolyzing GMP synthase, which encodes MQHNVLILDFGSQYTQLIARRVRELNIFCEIFPYNNIPSDLSSYKAVILGGSPFSVRAEDAPHPDLSQIRGKLPMLAVCYGAQYLSHFSGGKVAASNTREYGRANLSYIKEDEIFFEGVSPNSQVWMSHSDSIKALPTNGVKLASTHDVEFAAYKIEGETTYAIQYHPEVYHSTDGKQMLENFLVKIAHVPQNFTPNAFVEEIVAEMKEKIQDDKVVLGLSGGVDSTVAAVLLNKAIGKNLYCIFVNNGLLRKNEFENVLNQYKGMGLNVKGVDAGERFLSELAGVSDPETKRKIIGRVFIEVFDDESHLLDDVKWLAQGTIYPDVIESVSVKGPSATIKSHHNVGGLPDFMKLKVVEPLRMLFKDEVRRVGASLGIDPELLGRHPFPGPGLSIRILGDITPEKVRILQEVDSVFIEGLKSWGLYDKVWQAGAILLPVNSVGVMGDERTYEKVVALRAVESTDGMTADWVHLPYDFLMKVSNDIINKVRGVNRVVYDISSKPPATIEWE